In one Parageobacillus genomosp. 1 genomic region, the following are encoded:
- a CDS encoding competence protein ComK has product MKVNEFVVLDKFIISRYTMAVLPHHFHGDSYAKVIEEDGEYIVKTRPIDIIKRSCDYYGASFRGRKEGTRAVIGVTHKAPIAIEPLNEIYVFPTISPSDSRCVWLSHIHVYKYEPTKNDQTIVYFTNEKSVLLDVSYHSFVNQLYRTAQLRTKLSERMEARERKLQYVFRMNRSKDWLQQ; this is encoded by the coding sequence ATGAAGGTAAATGAGTTTGTCGTCCTCGATAAATTTATTATCAGCCGCTATACGATGGCGGTTTTGCCCCACCACTTCCACGGCGATTCCTATGCGAAAGTGATCGAGGAAGACGGAGAGTATATCGTGAAAACGAGACCGATCGATATTATTAAACGAAGCTGCGATTATTATGGAGCTAGTTTTCGCGGTCGGAAAGAGGGAACGAGAGCCGTCATCGGCGTTACCCATAAAGCTCCAATCGCCATTGAGCCACTCAACGAAATTTATGTTTTCCCAACGATTTCCCCAAGTGATTCCCGCTGTGTTTGGCTGTCGCACATTCACGTATATAAATATGAGCCTACCAAAAATGATCAGACGATCGTTTATTTCACAAATGAAAAAAGTGTTTTACTCGATGTTTCCTATCATTCGTTTGTCAATCAACTGTACCGAACCGCCCAGCTTCGAACGAAGCTGTCGGAGCGAATGGAGGCAAGAGAGCGCAAATTGCAATATGTGTTTCGGATGAATCGTTCTAAAGATTGGTTGCAGCAGTAA
- a CDS encoding TVP38/TMEM64 family protein: MDVETLKQWFTLENVLSMLEQYRSFGVLPGIVATLLESFFPILPMFVFVMANAAAFGLWKGFLISWIGACLGSILVFWLTRKIGQKRFFHFVSRHRKVRQFMHWIERHGFGPVFLLYCFPFTPSALVNIVAGLSRISRQQFILAVLLGKMVMIFTISFIGYDIVALVKQPLRTVAIAVVVILLWYAGKRVEARFSLAEKQHNEGGAE, translated from the coding sequence ATGGACGTCGAAACATTAAAGCAATGGTTTACTCTCGAAAACGTACTATCGATGTTAGAACAGTACCGCTCGTTCGGAGTGCTTCCAGGGATTGTGGCAACATTATTGGAATCATTTTTTCCCATCTTGCCTATGTTTGTATTTGTGATGGCCAATGCCGCCGCATTTGGTTTATGGAAAGGATTTCTTATTTCTTGGATCGGCGCCTGCCTTGGCTCGATTCTCGTTTTTTGGCTGACGAGGAAAATCGGACAGAAACGTTTTTTTCATTTTGTCAGCCGCCATCGGAAAGTTAGACAGTTTATGCATTGGATTGAAAGACATGGCTTTGGTCCTGTGTTTTTGTTATATTGCTTCCCCTTTACTCCATCAGCGTTGGTAAACATTGTCGCGGGATTGTCACGGATCAGCCGGCAGCAGTTTATTTTAGCGGTGTTATTGGGAAAAATGGTTATGATTTTTACAATTAGTTTTATCGGATATGACATTGTGGCGCTTGTGAAGCAGCCGCTGCGCACAGTCGCGATTGCAGTTGTCGTTATATTGTTATGGTATGCCGGAAAAAGGGTGGAAGCGAGATTTTCGCTTGCCGAGAAACAGCACAATGAGGGAGGCGCAGAATGA
- the lepB gene encoding signal peptidase I: MKKNERRWRNLALFVGVLTVIFIRFFCFTNYMVEGKSMMPTLQEGNLLIVNKLSYQIGHIHRFDVIVFHANKKEDYVKRVIGLPGDQIEYKNDVLYINGRKMNEPYLQPYKQKLIGGKLTGDFTLEELTGEKRVPEGCIFVLGDNRLSSWDSRHFGFVKISQVVGKVDLRYWPVRQFAVQF, encoded by the coding sequence ATGAAGAAAAACGAAAGACGGTGGCGCAATCTAGCTCTTTTTGTCGGGGTGCTTACGGTGATTTTCATTCGGTTTTTTTGCTTCACCAATTATATGGTGGAAGGAAAATCGATGATGCCAACATTACAGGAAGGAAATTTGCTCATTGTCAATAAGCTGAGTTATCAAATCGGACATATTCATCGGTTTGATGTCATTGTTTTTCATGCCAATAAAAAAGAAGATTACGTCAAACGCGTCATCGGACTTCCCGGCGATCAAATCGAATATAAAAACGATGTCCTCTACATTAACGGAAGAAAAATGAATGAGCCGTATTTACAGCCGTATAAGCAAAAATTGATTGGTGGAAAGCTGACAGGAGATTTTACGTTAGAGGAACTGACAGGAGAAAAAAGGGTGCCGGAAGGATGTATTTTTGTCCTTGGTGACAACCGGCTAAGCAGCTGGGACAGCCGCCATTTTGGGTTCGTGAAAATCAGTCAGGTAGTAGGGAAAGTAGATTTGCGCTACTGGCCTGTGCGGCAGTTCGCAGTCCAATTTTAA
- the addB gene encoding helicase-exonuclease AddAB subunit AddB codes for MSLRFLLGRSGSGKTATCLNEIRRKLQEEPKGNPIIYLVPEQMTFQSEYALIHTPGLDGMIRAQVFSFTRLAWRVLQETGGMNRYHINDVGMQMMIRKIVEHRKQQLQLFGRAVDKTGFIQQLYDMITECKRYCLTPQQLRQHAQELEEHLKKPAEKVLADKLNDISMIYEELEKSLANHYIDSEDYLRLLAEKIPQSRYLRNAEIYIDGFHQFTPQEYMVLEQLLIHCRRVTVSLTVDAPYDERLPNELHLFYLTAKTYHDIREIALLNGIAIEDPVVLGGNRRHQEAALAHLEAHYHDRPAAVYLEKSDAICVYEAANRRAEIEAIAREIVHLVRDKGYRYRDIAVIVRNTEAYRDFIKTIFSDFHIPYFMDEKEPMHHHPLIELLRASMEIVTSRWRYEAVFRAVKTDLLFPIGEDVAALREAMDKLENYVLAYGVKGDKWTNGERWTYRRYQALEGLAIPQTDEEKQYEEMLNQWREMVTTPLLRLERRMRRAKDGRGLCEAVYLFLEELQIPKKLENMSNEAQEQGKLVEARHHEQVWNAVIDLLNQYAEMLGNEILPVTEFAKIIETGLDRLEFALVPPAMDQVIIAQLDRSRLIDIKCAFVIGVNDGVIPAKAKEDGLIAEAERQLLHELGARVAPGGREQLFYEPFFIYLALTCPSERLYVTYPLANEEGKALPPSIVIKHLADLFPNLQKRVCGNDPLDAAPSEQASFVTAPGATQTYLVAQLQAWKRNYSIASLWWDVYNFFISDPNWSKQVQKAISGLFYTNETAPLKKEISKRLYGKKIQASVSRMEQFQKCPFSHFASHGLRLKERTIFRLEAPDIGQLFHSALKMISDRLREANTDWRHLSRQQCEQLSTEAVEQVAPLIQQQVLFSSNRYYYMKRKLQNVIARTAHVLSEHARASGFVPVGLELEFGPNGVLPPLAFRLPDGTVMELVGRIDRVDKAESSRGVLLRVIDYKSSAKTLDLTEVYYGLALQMLTYLDIVLTYAEQLVGQEAFPAGILYFHVHNPMIKSNQFLQDEKEIEKKLLEQFKMRGLLLEDAEVIRLMDMQIEEGKWSLVVPAQITKKGAIHSKSSVVSETDFAYLRQHIRQLFQMIGIQIVDGVVDIAPYKLKEQTPCEFCSFKSVCQFDESFQGNRYRLLTPKDNQAIMKKISEGKD; via the coding sequence ATGTCGCTTCGATTTCTGCTGGGAAGATCAGGAAGCGGAAAAACGGCAACGTGCTTAAATGAAATTCGCCGCAAATTACAAGAAGAGCCGAAAGGGAATCCGATTATTTATCTTGTCCCGGAACAAATGACGTTTCAATCCGAATACGCGTTAATACATACACCTGGGCTTGACGGAATGATCCGTGCGCAAGTATTTAGTTTTACGCGCCTGGCGTGGAGGGTTTTGCAGGAAACGGGTGGAATGAATCGATATCATATTAACGATGTCGGCATGCAGATGATGATCCGCAAAATTGTGGAACATCGCAAGCAGCAACTGCAATTATTTGGGCGCGCGGTGGATAAAACCGGTTTTATTCAGCAGCTTTACGACATGATTACAGAGTGTAAACGGTATTGCCTTACACCGCAGCAGCTCCGCCAACACGCGCAAGAGTTGGAGGAACATCTCAAAAAGCCCGCTGAAAAAGTGCTGGCGGATAAGTTAAACGATATATCGATGATTTATGAGGAACTGGAAAAAAGTTTAGCCAATCACTATATCGATTCGGAAGATTATTTGCGGCTGCTTGCGGAAAAAATTCCGCAATCGCGTTATTTACGCAACGCCGAAATTTATATCGACGGGTTTCATCAATTTACCCCGCAGGAGTATATGGTGCTTGAGCAGCTGCTGATTCATTGCCGGCGCGTCACCGTTTCATTGACGGTGGATGCGCCTTATGATGAAAGGCTGCCAAACGAATTGCATCTGTTTTATTTAACGGCAAAAACATACCATGACATTCGCGAAATCGCGCTGTTAAATGGGATTGCGATCGAAGATCCAGTAGTGCTGGGCGGAAATAGACGCCACCAAGAGGCAGCGCTCGCCCATCTTGAAGCGCATTATCATGATCGTCCTGCCGCTGTCTATTTGGAAAAGAGCGATGCGATTTGCGTGTATGAAGCGGCAAACCGCCGGGCAGAAATCGAGGCGATCGCTCGTGAAATCGTTCATCTTGTCCGCGACAAAGGTTACCGCTATCGTGATATCGCCGTCATCGTCCGCAATACGGAAGCGTATCGCGATTTCATCAAAACGATTTTTTCCGATTTTCACATTCCATATTTTATGGACGAAAAAGAACCTATGCACCATCATCCGCTCATTGAATTGTTGCGGGCGAGCATGGAAATTGTGACGTCGCGATGGCGTTATGAAGCCGTGTTTCGCGCGGTTAAGACCGATTTGCTGTTTCCGATCGGCGAAGATGTAGCTGCGCTGCGCGAAGCGATGGACAAGCTGGAAAATTACGTGCTCGCGTACGGTGTGAAAGGAGATAAATGGACGAACGGCGAACGTTGGACATACCGCCGCTATCAGGCGTTAGAAGGGTTGGCGATTCCGCAGACGGACGAAGAGAAGCAATATGAAGAAATGCTGAATCAATGGCGCGAGATGGTGACTACTCCGCTTCTTCGGCTCGAGCGCCGCATGCGCCGGGCAAAAGACGGACGGGGGCTTTGCGAAGCGGTTTATCTATTTTTAGAAGAATTGCAAATTCCTAAAAAGCTAGAGAACATGAGCAATGAGGCACAAGAGCAGGGAAAGCTTGTTGAGGCAAGGCATCATGAACAAGTGTGGAACGCGGTCATCGACTTGCTCAACCAGTATGCGGAAATGCTCGGAAATGAAATATTGCCTGTTACGGAGTTTGCGAAAATTATTGAAACGGGGCTCGACCGTCTTGAATTTGCGCTTGTCCCGCCGGCAATGGATCAAGTGATTATCGCGCAGCTGGATCGTTCGCGCCTCATCGATATAAAATGCGCATTTGTGATCGGGGTCAATGACGGGGTGATTCCGGCCAAAGCAAAAGAAGACGGGTTAATTGCCGAGGCGGAGCGGCAGCTATTGCATGAATTAGGCGCGCGAGTGGCTCCGGGGGGAAGAGAGCAATTATTTTATGAACCTTTTTTCATCTATTTAGCGTTAACGTGTCCAAGCGAACGTCTATATGTCACTTATCCGCTTGCTAATGAAGAAGGAAAAGCACTGCCTCCTTCGATCGTCATCAAGCATCTGGCTGATTTATTTCCGAATTTGCAAAAACGTGTATGCGGAAACGATCCGCTTGATGCAGCGCCTTCGGAACAAGCATCGTTTGTGACCGCACCAGGCGCGACGCAAACTTATCTCGTCGCACAGCTTCAGGCATGGAAGCGCAATTATTCCATTGCCTCGCTATGGTGGGACGTATACAACTTTTTCATCAGCGACCCAAATTGGAGCAAGCAGGTGCAAAAAGCGATCTCCGGGCTATTCTATACAAACGAAACAGCCCCGTTGAAAAAAGAAATCAGCAAGCGGCTGTACGGCAAAAAAATTCAGGCGAGCGTATCGCGCATGGAACAATTTCAAAAATGCCCGTTTTCCCATTTCGCTTCCCACGGGTTGCGCCTCAAGGAGCGGACCATTTTCCGGCTTGAAGCTCCGGACATCGGCCAGCTGTTTCATTCCGCGCTGAAAATGATATCCGACCGACTGCGTGAAGCAAATACCGATTGGCGGCATTTATCCAGACAGCAATGCGAACAGCTGTCCACCGAAGCGGTGGAGCAGGTCGCGCCTCTCATTCAGCAGCAAGTATTATTCAGCTCGAATCGCTATTACTATATGAAGCGGAAGCTGCAAAACGTCATTGCCAGAACGGCGCATGTGTTAAGTGAGCACGCTAGGGCAAGCGGCTTCGTGCCGGTCGGTTTGGAGCTGGAGTTCGGCCCTAACGGCGTGCTTCCGCCGCTAGCGTTCCGGCTTCCCGATGGCACCGTGATGGAACTGGTCGGGCGAATCGACCGCGTCGATAAAGCGGAAAGTTCAAGAGGGGTTTTATTGCGCGTGATTGACTATAAATCTAGCGCCAAAACGCTCGATTTAACAGAAGTATACTATGGACTCGCCTTGCAGATGCTTACCTACCTGGATATTGTGCTTACGTATGCCGAACAGCTAGTCGGACAAGAAGCTTTCCCTGCCGGCATCCTTTATTTCCATGTGCATAATCCGATGATAAAAAGCAATCAATTCCTGCAAGATGAAAAAGAGATTGAGAAAAAGTTACTCGAACAGTTTAAAATGCGCGGTCTGCTGCTAGAAGATGCGGAGGTCATCCGCTTGATGGATATGCAAATTGAGGAAGGAAAATGGTCGCTCGTTGTTCCCGCACAAATTACCAAAAAAGGTGCGATTCATTCGAAGTCTTCTGTTGTCAGCGAAACAGATTTCGCCTATCTGCGCCAACATATTCGCCAGCTGTTCCAAATGATTGGCATTCAAATTGTGGACGGGGTCGTTGATATCGCTCCGTACAAGCTGAAGGAACAAACTCCTTGCGAGTTTTGCTCGTTTAAGTCAGTTTGCCAGTTTGACGAATCATTCCAAGGCAATCGTTACCGGCTGTTAACACCGAAGGACAATCAGGCGATCATGAAAAAAATATCGGAAGGGAAGGACTGA
- the addA gene encoding helicase-exonuclease AddAB subunit AddA, whose protein sequence is MSVTLRPKPAGSRWTDEQWKAIAADGQDILVAAAAGSGKTAVLVERIIQKIMAEEDPIDVDRLLVVTFTNAAAAEMKARIAEALERELEKQPSSLHLRRQLSLLNRASISTIHSFCLDVIRKYYYFIDLDPVFRIADDTEIELLKEEVMEELLEEEYGKADNELLFQVVDRYTGDRSDAELQEMILAIYEFSRSHPEPQQWLDQLAAMYDIEEHTSVEELPYYSYLKKYVMMELSAAKRLITRALRLTQSPGGPLPYAENFHQDLQFIQHLETLFDQSWDELYEALQALSLSRLNSCRGSEYDPQLIEEAKSLREQAKKKLELLRDNVFSLRPATWLRHMREMKPVVETIVRLVKRFAEMFQAYKREKGIVDFSDLEHYCLQILRHPDSADGQWLPSDAALDYRAQFVEVLVDEYQDTNMVQEAILQLVKKGNERTGNLFMVGDVKQSIYRFRLAEPLLFLSKYKRFTSDGSQSGMKIDLASNFRSRSEVLHGTNFIFQQIMDENVGEMDYDEAAQLKYGATDYPDYEQAVPEFIIVDRNSKDGEETEELSAVDLALADLEARVMAKKIKEIVSKPFYVYDRKTKQMRRAMYRDIVILLRSMTNAPQIIEEFRAHGIPVYADLSSGYFQATEISIMLSLLKVVDNPYQDIPLAAVLRSPIVGLNENELALIRISDKKGTFYEAMIAFLQKPAESTEEEGLQEKLRPFVEQLQQWRTMARQRSLADVIWQLYRDTQFYDFVGALPGGKQRQANLRALYDRARQYETTSFRGLFRFLRFIERLQDRGDDLGAARTLGEQEDVVRMMTIHSSKGLEFPIVFVAGLARPFHMRDLHGPYLLDKELGFASRFVDPKLRISYPTLPQMAIREKKRLDFLAEEMRILYVALTRAKEKLYLVAAVKDAEKEITKWKSAVTEEGWLLPDDVRASARCYLDWIGRALIRHRDGKRLADVPDVCEKIAFHPSVWHMEVIPASQLNDENGEAEQANEQIMSALKKGEPVPNMGERKEEVKRLLSWRYAYEKETVVRAKQTVSELKRQRDIFGENADRLLLQHTVTPIFERPLFMQEKKLTPAEKGTAMHIIMQHVDITAPVTEASVREQIAKLVQWELLTHEQAEAIDVSSVVAFFATDIGQRLCTAGEVYREVPFSFALPAKEVYGDGIGEERRVLVQGVIDCLFVDEKGLVLIDFKTDTVTNRFAGGWSEAKQVIASRYETQMRLYRRAVEQIWRTRVDECYLYLFDGSHLLSV, encoded by the coding sequence ATGAGCGTCACGCTTCGCCCAAAGCCGGCAGGAAGCCGTTGGACGGATGAACAATGGAAAGCGATTGCCGCTGACGGACAGGACATTCTCGTCGCGGCAGCGGCGGGGTCTGGAAAGACTGCTGTGCTTGTCGAACGGATTATCCAAAAAATAATGGCAGAAGAAGACCCAATTGATGTAGACCGGCTGCTTGTTGTTACGTTTACGAACGCAGCGGCGGCGGAAATGAAAGCAAGAATTGCAGAAGCGCTTGAACGCGAGCTGGAGAAACAGCCGAGTTCGCTTCATTTGCGGCGGCAGCTCAGCCTATTGAACCGCGCTTCCATTTCTACCATCCACTCTTTCTGTTTGGATGTGATTCGCAAATATTATTATTTCATTGACCTGGATCCTGTATTTCGCATCGCCGATGATACAGAAATCGAACTGTTAAAAGAGGAAGTGATGGAAGAGCTGCTCGAGGAGGAGTACGGAAAAGCGGATAATGAGCTGCTTTTCCAAGTGGTAGACCGCTATACGGGAGACCGGAGCGACGCCGAGCTGCAGGAAATGATTTTAGCCATCTATGAGTTTTCCCGCTCACACCCAGAGCCGCAGCAATGGCTTGATCAGCTTGCCGCTATGTATGACATCGAGGAACATACATCAGTGGAAGAGCTCCCGTATTATTCTTATTTGAAAAAATATGTAATGATGGAGCTGTCCGCGGCAAAACGGCTCATTACAAGGGCGCTCCGTTTGACGCAATCGCCGGGAGGGCCGCTGCCGTACGCAGAAAATTTTCATCAAGATTTACAGTTTATTCAACACTTAGAAACGTTGTTTGACCAGTCATGGGACGAGCTGTACGAAGCGCTGCAGGCTTTGTCGTTATCGCGGTTAAATTCGTGCCGCGGCAGTGAATATGACCCGCAATTAATCGAGGAAGCAAAATCATTGCGCGAACAGGCGAAAAAGAAACTGGAGTTGCTGCGCGATAATGTCTTTTCCCTTCGACCGGCCACATGGCTTCGGCATATGCGCGAAATGAAGCCGGTTGTCGAAACGATCGTGCGCTTGGTCAAGCGCTTTGCGGAAATGTTTCAAGCATATAAGCGGGAAAAGGGAATTGTCGATTTTTCCGATTTGGAGCATTATTGTTTGCAAATTTTACGCCATCCTGACTCTGCGGATGGACAATGGCTTCCTTCCGACGCGGCTTTAGATTACCGCGCACAGTTTGTCGAAGTGCTTGTCGATGAGTATCAAGATACGAATATGGTGCAGGAGGCCATCTTGCAGCTGGTCAAAAAAGGAAATGAACGCACTGGAAATCTATTTATGGTCGGTGACGTCAAACAGTCGATTTATCGTTTCCGTCTGGCGGAACCGCTGTTGTTTTTAAGCAAATATAAACGGTTCACATCAGACGGAAGCCAATCGGGAATGAAAATCGATTTGGCGAGCAACTTTCGCAGCCGCTCCGAAGTGCTGCACGGGACCAACTTTATCTTTCAGCAAATTATGGACGAGAACGTCGGCGAGATGGACTATGACGAAGCGGCGCAATTAAAATATGGAGCCACTGATTATCCCGATTACGAGCAGGCGGTTCCGGAATTCATCATCGTAGACCGAAACAGCAAAGATGGGGAAGAAACGGAAGAACTGAGCGCTGTCGACTTGGCGCTGGCGGATCTTGAAGCGCGCGTGATGGCGAAAAAAATAAAAGAAATTGTTTCCAAACCGTTTTATGTGTATGACCGCAAAACAAAACAAATGCGCCGCGCTATGTACCGGGACATTGTCATTTTGCTGCGGTCGATGACAAACGCGCCGCAAATCATCGAAGAATTTCGCGCGCACGGCATTCCGGTGTACGCGGACTTATCTTCCGGCTATTTTCAGGCGACGGAAATATCGATTATGTTGTCTCTGTTAAAAGTGGTCGACAATCCGTATCAGGATATACCGCTTGCCGCCGTGCTGCGTTCGCCGATCGTCGGCTTAAACGAAAATGAGTTAGCGCTGATTCGCATTAGCGATAAAAAAGGGACATTTTATGAGGCAATGATCGCCTTTTTGCAGAAACCAGCAGAGAGTACGGAAGAAGAAGGGCTGCAGGAAAAATTGCGCCCGTTTGTCGAACAATTACAGCAGTGGCGGACGATGGCGCGGCAGCGTTCGCTGGCCGATGTGATTTGGCAGCTGTATCGGGATACGCAGTTTTACGATTTTGTCGGCGCCCTGCCTGGGGGAAAACAGCGGCAGGCGAATTTGCGCGCTCTTTATGACCGCGCCCGCCAATATGAGACGACGTCATTCCGCGGATTGTTCCGCTTTTTGCGGTTTATCGAGCGCCTGCAAGACCGCGGGGACGATTTAGGCGCGGCGCGCACCCTTGGCGAACAAGAAGATGTCGTGCGGATGATGACGATCCATAGCAGCAAAGGGCTTGAGTTTCCGATCGTGTTTGTAGCCGGGTTAGCCCGTCCGTTTCATATGCGCGATTTACACGGCCCGTATTTGCTTGATAAAGAACTTGGCTTTGCTTCGCGTTTTGTGGACCCGAAGCTGCGCATCAGCTATCCGACATTGCCGCAAATGGCAATCCGGGAGAAAAAACGGCTTGACTTTTTGGCGGAAGAAATGCGGATTTTATATGTGGCGCTAACAAGAGCGAAAGAAAAATTGTATTTAGTCGCCGCGGTAAAAGATGCGGAAAAAGAAATAACCAAATGGAAAAGTGCCGTAACGGAGGAAGGATGGCTCTTGCCTGATGATGTCCGCGCTTCTGCCCGTTGTTATTTAGATTGGATCGGCAGGGCGCTGATCCGTCACCGCGATGGAAAGCGGTTGGCCGATGTGCCCGATGTGTGCGAAAAAATCGCTTTCCACCCATCTGTCTGGCATATGGAAGTCATTCCGGCGAGTCAGTTAAACGATGAAAATGGGGAAGCGGAACAGGCAAATGAACAAATAATGTCTGCGCTGAAAAAAGGAGAGCCTGTCCCGAACATGGGGGAACGGAAAGAAGAAGTCAAACGCCTTCTTTCGTGGCGGTACGCGTATGAAAAAGAAACGGTGGTGCGCGCCAAGCAAACGGTATCGGAGTTAAAGCGGCAGCGCGACATTTTCGGGGAAAACGCGGATAGGCTGCTGCTTCAGCACACTGTTACGCCGATTTTTGAACGTCCGCTGTTTATGCAGGAGAAAAAATTGACACCAGCGGAAAAAGGGACGGCAATGCATATCATCATGCAGCATGTAGACATAACGGCACCGGTTACTGAAGCGTCCGTTCGCGAGCAAATCGCAAAGCTCGTGCAATGGGAGCTGCTGACACATGAACAGGCGGAAGCGATTGATGTTTCCAGCGTTGTCGCGTTTTTCGCAACAGACATTGGCCAGCGTTTGTGTACCGCTGGTGAAGTGTACCGCGAAGTTCCGTTTAGCTTCGCGCTTCCGGCTAAAGAAGTATACGGCGATGGCATTGGCGAAGAAAGACGAGTGTTGGTGCAAGGAGTGATCGACTGCCTGTTTGTCGACGAAAAAGGGCTTGTCTTAATCGATTTTAAAACAGACACCGTCACCAATCGGTTTGCCGGCGGATGGAGCGAAGCGAAGCAGGTGATTGCATCCCGATATGAAACCCAAATGCGCTTATACCGGCGCGCTGTCGAGCAAATTTGGCGCACGCGTGTCGATGAATGCTATTTATATTTGTTTGACGGATCTCATCTTCTTTCCGTTTAA
- a CDS encoding exonuclease SbcCD subunit D gives MRILHTADWHLGRTLEGRSRLPEQEQFLDELADIVEQENIDVILMAGDVFDSVNPPAAAEQLFYESLARLSDKGKRPIAVIAGNHDHPERISAARALLDDYNIFLLGWPDTSVYRIDVPACNETMLLAPLAYPSESRLAQLLSKEHSEAALRDRYDERIRQLFAVMAASFTEKTVNIAMSHLYVAGGSTSDSERPIEVGGAYTVAATSLPKQAQYVALGHLHRPQDVKRAETAARYSGSPLAYSFSEAGYAKSVTIVDVKPGTKAAVSEIPLSSGKPLVRWKATDGLAQVYRWCEEGKDASSWIDLEIHLSEPLTMEEIYRLRKLHPGFVHIRPVFTDKEEHDTGVKHEQLSLEEMFRRFYERQTGGHKPDDELVRLFLELVADEEEEGEAEE, from the coding sequence ATGCGCATTTTGCATACCGCGGACTGGCATTTAGGGAGAACGCTGGAAGGAAGAAGCCGGCTGCCGGAGCAGGAGCAGTTTTTAGATGAATTAGCGGACATCGTTGAGCAAGAAAACATTGATGTCATATTAATGGCGGGCGATGTGTTTGATTCGGTAAACCCTCCGGCAGCGGCGGAACAATTGTTTTACGAAAGCCTTGCCCGCCTTTCCGATAAAGGAAAACGGCCGATCGCGGTGATCGCCGGAAACCACGATCATCCTGAGCGCATTAGCGCGGCGCGGGCATTGCTCGATGATTACAACATCTTTCTGCTTGGCTGGCCGGATACGTCCGTCTATCGCATTGACGTGCCGGCGTGCAACGAAACGATGCTGCTTGCCCCGCTTGCCTACCCGTCCGAATCTCGCCTGGCGCAACTGCTGTCGAAAGAACATTCCGAGGCGGCACTGCGCGATCGGTATGATGAGCGAATCCGCCAGTTATTTGCTGTCATGGCCGCTTCTTTTACGGAAAAGACGGTGAATATTGCCATGAGCCACCTTTATGTAGCGGGAGGAAGCACCTCGGATTCGGAGCGGCCGATCGAGGTCGGCGGCGCTTATACAGTAGCTGCAACAAGCCTGCCAAAACAAGCGCAGTATGTTGCGCTCGGCCATTTGCACCGCCCGCAAGATGTCAAACGTGCGGAAACGGCGGCCCGCTACTCGGGATCCCCGCTTGCTTATAGCTTTTCCGAGGCGGGCTATGCCAAATCGGTGACGATCGTCGATGTAAAGCCGGGGACAAAAGCGGCCGTTTCGGAAATTCCGCTCTCTTCCGGCAAGCCGCTTGTGAGATGGAAGGCGACGGACGGGCTTGCGCAAGTGTACCGCTGGTGTGAGGAAGGAAAAGACGCGTCGAGTTGGATTGATTTGGAGATTCACCTTTCTGAGCCGCTGACAATGGAAGAAATTTATCGTCTACGCAAGCTGCATCCCGGTTTTGTACATATTCGTCCTGTTTTCACTGATAAAGAAGAGCATGACACCGGTGTAAAACATGAGCAATTATCATTAGAGGAAATGTTCCGCCGCTTTTATGAACGTCAAACGGGCGGGCATAAACCGGATGATGAGCTGGTCCGCCTCTTTTTAGAGCTGGTGGCGGACGAGGAAGAAGAGGGGGAGGCGGAAGAATGA